ACTTTCCTGGTCAACTCGCCCACCGACCTGACCTTGCCGAAATCAATAACCTTTAGGTAGTCATCGCCTGTTCTTCTGTGTTGAGCCATCCACAAAATTTCCCCTGTTCGGGCGTCCACCATCCTCGCGCTGATGGAAACCACGGGAACAACATCCCTTTTCTTTCCGTTTATCCCCACAAATTCTTCTATCCGGCCTATGATAACGGCATCCACTCCCAATCTTCTTCCCATAAGATTAATAGTATTAAGATCAACGCCGGTTCTCACAACAATTCGCTCGCCGATAAGAAAGCTCTTGATGTTACCAGGAAATTCCACCTTAAACTTTCTCATTCCAACCAGGTTTGCGACAAAAGCCCCTCTTACAATTTTGTTTGCTTCGGCGCTTTTTGTATTGTTGTAAAAAGACAAAACCGCAACTTTTTTGACCACCGACTGATCATGGTTTTTTCTGACATAGGCGTGCGGGGTGGCAGATAAAGAACAACCCGAGATGAATCCCAGGATAAGAAGCAGAAAAATGAATTTTCTTGTCTGGCTCATCCAATCAAAAATCCTCAACCCATTCATCTGTTTTTTTCTCAGGCTCAACCTCGGTTGCTTCAGGCTTAAGCATCTTTAAGGGTTGTTTTACAAGTTGCAATCTGTTTCCGGCTATGTCTCTTACTTCAAGCGAATACGCAAGTTGCCCCTCTCCTTCGAGGTTCAGGCCTTTGTTTTGTTTTGTTTTAACCGGGAAGACCATGGTTGCCGGGATATCCCCTTTGCCCTCAAACCTTCCTTCTTCAGAGCCTGTCCTGTCGTAAACAATGACTCCCCAATCAGCTATTTCGCTTATATCTTTGATTTCCAGCGACAGGGTAAGGCTTTCTTCATTTTCCTCTGTAAGAAAAACGGCAACCTCGGGCGAAGTTCTGTCAACCACGATATTCTCCTTTGCCGTGAACGTCCTGTTGCCCGCCTTATCTTCCACAAATAATTGACAGAAATATGTTCCATCTTTAACAGTCTTGTATTGATTATTCTCACCCCGCCAGACAAAACCCGCGGGCAGAGCGCCGAAGCCGCCTTCCGATCTCACTACGTTGCCGGCTTCATCTATAATCTTAACCTCCCAGCTTTCTAATATGATTGGGTTCAGGAGTTCAGGAAAAAATTGAATATAGTCATTGATGCCGTCATTATTGGGAGATACAAGCCTTTGCGGAAACGAAAGAGCGATTTCGGGTGGTCTGTTGTGAACAGTCAGAGTGGCCGCGGAGTCTATAATAAAAAGCTTGTTTTGCTGGTCCGATATATAAATCTTCAGCGGATAGACTCCATCAATGGCCGGAGCTGAAATAATTCCAGTATACCACCTTCCGTCCTCGGTTTCAAGGTTAATCTCACTATCAAGAACAAATGCCTTGATATCCAGCAGCTTTCCGGTGATCTCTCTGACCTCTATTGAGACGCGTGTTGAATTGCCGCTTCTTAGCACATCAGGAAAAAAACCTGCATGGCTAATCTCAATCGGAGTTACGGATGCGCCGGCAGGATCAATGGTAGACGGCAAGTTGCTTAATAGTTCCTCCGCTGTGATTTCTACCAGCTTCTTTAAAGAAGTTATCCTGCCCAGGCCGAGAAATGTGACAAAGTCGTCCCCGGTGCGTGAAATAGAGTTAGCCCAGACAACAGAAGCATCAGAACAATTGATCATCTTGGCATTCATGACTACCTGTGGATTTTCATCATTTTCAATGAGATCAACAGACCCTAATATCAGGACATCTGCCTTTAAAACAGCGCCCATTTCTCTGATAGTCGGTCTGTCTAAAAATTCTATTCCGCGGATTCTTCTTTTGATAAGGAAATTTTCCAGAATATTCTGAGAAATAACATTGAATTCATTTTTTATGAGACGATCCGATATAAGACGCGTCACATCAATGGAAATATCTCCAACGGTAAATGTGCCAAAAGGTGTCACAGCCACTTTCTCTATTTTTATCACATTCTCTGCCCCAAAAATGCGACCAGGCAACCCTGGAAGCAAAAAGGCTAAAATAGCTGCTACGATGAATAAGTGTTTTTTCACAAAATCCGGACCTCTATCTCCCACCAAACAAGGTATCAAACATCTCCTCAACCAACTCTCTGCAAAGGTCGCTGGAGCTCTTTTTGCCGATGCCGAAGAGCCGATCCAGAATT
Above is a genomic segment from Anaerolineae bacterium containing:
- a CDS encoding gliding motility-associated C-terminal domain-containing protein, producing MKKHLFIVAAILAFLLPGLPGRIFGAENVIKIEKVAVTPFGTFTVGDISIDVTRLISDRLIKNEFNVISQNILENFLIKRRIRGIEFLDRPTIREMGAVLKADVLILGSVDLIENDENPQVVMNAKMINCSDASVVWANSISRTGDDFVTFLGLGRITSLKKLVEITAEELLSNLPSTIDPAGASVTPIEISHAGFFPDVLRSGNSTRVSIEVREITGKLLDIKAFVLDSEINLETEDGRWYTGIISAPAIDGVYPLKIYISDQQNKLFIIDSAATLTVHNRPPEIALSFPQRLVSPNNDGINDYIQFFPELLNPIILESWEVKIIDEAGNVVRSEGGFGALPAGFVWRGENNQYKTVKDGTYFCQLFVEDKAGNRTFTAKENIVVDRTSPEVAVFLTEENEESLTLSLEIKDISEIADWGVIVYDRTGSEEGRFEGKGDIPATMVFPVKTKQNKGLNLEGEGQLAYSLEVRDIAGNRLQLVKQPLKMLKPEATEVEPEKKTDEWVEDF